In the Sorghum bicolor cultivar BTx623 chromosome 4, Sorghum_bicolor_NCBIv3, whole genome shotgun sequence genome, ATAGGGGCGAAATTCTCTACTAAGTGCAGGAGTGAACATCATCTGAAGAAATCCCAAACACAAAGGTAGAGAAGAATAAACTCACTAAATGCAATGGCATAATAATTAAAAAATTGTACATCTGTCCCACTTCAGTAGTGCACCACAATGACAAGCAATGAATCAGATCACTGAAAGAGCAAATAATAGGGGCATGATATCATAATAATCTGGGAAAAGTTACTACATTATGATAAAACAGACTCCACAGGTATGAGAGCCAGAAATAACCAAATGGGCACGCCAAAATAGTAATCAGCAGGAGGGTAATCAACAGCTTACACCAAATCTTTGGTGAAACAAATCAACTGCGTCCTTCACATTACGGGTGATCAAACCTCTTCTGCAAAAAGTTGAGGCCCAGGAATCAAAAGCTGAATATAAATCTCTAACGCAACAAAAGACTGACAGACCAAAAAATAGATTGCAGTTATTCATGCATATTAGGAAAGATAAACTCAACTCACATTTTTAAAATGACACAGCACACATGCTCGACAATAATCATGAACTGGATTGCTTGTGTCAAGCAACAGTACCCACTCTGGTACACGCAATAAACTAGAGAAGTGACAATCAGCCTTTCAACAAACAGCTGTACAACATCGATGTTAGTCGAATTCTTTCTGATCACAATAGATGATGTATTAGAACACCTGCTATTGGCATCTTTTGAAGTGGCAGAAGATTCTGCTTGTATAAAAAAATCAAAGAACGTCCTGCTATTGGCATCACAAATGCGTAGTATGTATGGATGAAAACTTAAACTTAATCAGCACTTCAGCAGTACACTGTAAGTACAAGTTTTCCTTGCATAGCAATTGCTCTTAATGTCAAGTTTCTGCAATCCAATATCCAATCAGACATATCATTTGGCATCCACTCTTGATCATCTGCATCACGATCGATTTTGAAGCACCTAGGTTTGGAAGTGGAACTAGCAGGTGGCAATACTACGCGTAACCAATGTCAAAACTGGAGCAGTTCCACACACAGTGTGTCAATGCGAGGGAAGCAATTTAAGCTGCATTGTGGAGGTAGCAACTAGCAAGCACTGACCTGATCTGCTTTGCGTCCAGGAAGCCGCATAGCTCCGAGGCCCCTGCATACCGAGGACAGATCGCAAGCAGTCACACACCACACCGAGCCACCGAACTAGAAACTAACAAGAATCCAAAAGCAGCAGCAAGGCAAGCACTGGTGGTGGCCGCCTGACCGGGCATGATCTggaggcggtcgagcccctccTGTTCGAAGCGCGCGATAACCTCGTACGCGTGGCGCTGCTTGTCTGGCGCCCAGTCCTCGATGCAGTGGAGGATGTCGACGGCGCCTCCCCCGGCCGCGCGCGCCGCGGCGTAGGCCGCGTCCCCGCCGAGCACCTCGCGGTACATGGCCTGGAAGTCGATGACGGGCACCGTGAGGGTGCCGTCCATGTCGAACACCACCCCGCGCAGCGGCCGCCGCCTCGGCCCCGGGGCGGGCGCGGCGGAGGCGGACATGACCCGGCGGCCGgcgacggcgcggcggcgggggaGGGGCGCCGCGCTCGCGGTCGCGGCGAGGGGGCCGCCGAGGAGCAGGCGGTGGGGCCCGAGGAGCAGGCGGGGGAGCATGCGTGGCGTGATCTGGGCCGCTGGATGGGCCCGTATCGGGTGGCTGCGGTGGGGTTTATGGGCTTGCGCCTGATTGTCTTGTCTGGTGCGGCCTGCGGGTGGTGTTTGGCCTGGGTGGAGGGGAGTGTTTCGCACTGGCGGACTTTCGCTGTCCCATGCTGTGAGGGGAAAGTAATAAATTCggttatatttattttattgaccGATATTTATATAGGATtgggaaagaaaaaaaactctTTTCTTAAGTAAGCACGAGCTTATGATCGAGTCATGGAGGAAGACTCGTTAGGGAACTGATTTTCAAGGAAACACTCATTTCCTCCTTCGTGCTGTTAGGATAAAAAGAATCAGAGAAGATGAGATCATTTCGGATATTTATCTATGCTACCTTTGCCTTGTACTCTATTGCTAGTAAAGAGCACGTCTGTTTCTCAAAAATAAAAAGGCCTTGTctttctctcaaaaaaaaatgataATGAGCTTATCTTTCTCGATTTATAGATCTTTTCAATGATACAAACtatatactataaatattaatatttttaatatacatTTTATTAAAATCATTTCTCAACAAGCGAAAACAACAAATATTTTGAGACGGAGGAAATACCTATTAGTCGAGGCTATCAAGGATTTTTCTTGGTAGCACAAGTCGCAATACAGGTAGCTCAACAATCAAATGAGCAGACTGTACAATCCTGTTGGGTAAGACAAGGCAATCTTCTTCGTTATTGGGTCACGTAATGCAGCtagttttattttctttatttttacTTGTTCGCTAGATCATTTCTACGGCTGATGTTAAATGCCATACTTTTTCAACAACAATATAGTGTAGGAATTTACCATCAGTAAATAGTAATTACATCAAAACGTTTGGACTCCCTCATCTGACCATACCATGTGCAGACGTGCTGTGTCGCGGTATATATCCAGCAATTCACAGTGACGGTTGTTTACGCTAACACGGAGCACGGAGTAATAAGCCGGAGTGCCGGACTACGGCACAGAGAAGATGCAGCAGGGTGAATGTGTATTCCTAAAATCTGCTCCTGTCCTGTCATTTGTTGCACTGCAGAGCCGGCAATCATCTTTTTGATCCCGCAGAAGAAGTACAACTACTCCACCTCATTTGGAGGCTATTCAATTCTTCACTAGCAATAGCATTGTACCAGCGGTAGCGGTACCGTGCACCTGCCTCTTTGGCAGGACGGTGCATGGAAACCAGTGAACTAATCTCTTGTGTCAAATACATGTCTCGACTTGTTCGCttgatgtttttctctcacaataaatcaaacaACAAGGCTGCATGGTACACGCACAGGTCGTTCGGAGCCCGGCACACACATGTGCTCCATCCCTAGTTACAACTCATTTAAACTTTGTTCTAAatcatttttcttttgattCTAATAAAACTTTTAAAAGACATTAATATATTCAAGGCCAGTTTTAGTaggattttcatttgtatttatatGACACATGAGCATATTTGATGTCTTGTTAGATTAATTACGAAGAGATATAAAAATAGTTTTTATAGAGGTTTTTTCTTTTCTGGATACATCATTTCAATGCACTCTCACAATATAGGACATGTGGAGTTTAACGAAACTAATTTGATAATATATACATGTGGAAAGATTTTTCTGTAAATTAATTTGAAGTTGAAATATCGAATTTAACGACATTTGTTTAGTTGAAAGAGAGCTTGCTTTTTTCGTGTTCTCACGTGCCATTTTTAATTGTTATTTTTTCCACGAACCGAATTTCATTACTCATGAGCAATGAAATTACAATAATGATAATACTTTTATCATCTGAGCCCTAGTTTTTGTTATCAGAAACGAGACACGTTTTAGGTCTATTTGGCACAACTTCACTGACATCTTCATAAGTTGTTtgaagttgttttttttttctgccaaGCTgtcattttgaaaaaaaagctTCACCCATAAAATGCAAGGTTATTTGTGATATTTTATAATCTCTTTCTACTATGTAAAGCTGTTTTGTCAAATGAGACTATAAAAAACAACTCAGCTTCACTAATAGAGCTGCTCGTTAAACCAAAACAAATAAACAACTTAATAACTGGTAAAGCTAAGTTGCGTTAAATGGGACCTTCGCGTCTCTCTGCAGTGCAACCCCATATTCTAGGATACGTCACACACATACTAGCTACTGTACTATCCAGGATCcagctgcatatatacataaatATGCATCCTCAGATTCCAGGGGACTGTCCCCTTAATTTGGTAGCAGCTTCACTCGAAACATGATTGGCACTGCAAATGGTGTTGACACTATACTAAAACCTCATCCCCTCCATCATCACTCTAGTCTCCACTCTCCAGCTAGTTGCCATCAACGAACAACAGCAGCATGCAGGTATATACCAATGGTGATCTGATGACCTCTCCTAATACCCCCTTTTTGAGGAAACAAATTGATACGATGATCACTGCAAATTGCAACACAAACACATGCTTTGTTACTGTGGGCTGTGGCTCGCTGATTCTCATTCTCCGATGCCTACGCTAGCTACACACCATGCATCTAATCAATAAGTGGCATCTATCGCTCTCAGGCTGCCAGTTCATGTGCATTATTTGCCATGCAATGACCTGCTAGCGACAATGACCTGCTATCAACCTCTGATGATGCTTTATTTCCACGGCATGCAGCGTCGTCGTACGAGGATCATCCATCAAATGAACCGCTAGTGTTGCATCACCGTTCCTCAAAGATTCAAATGTGCTTTACTGTGTGTGCAGGAGGCGATGACGACCTGTACAGCCCAAACTGTCAATTATCATAGAGCAAGCAGTGAATAATCACTACATTACGGTTTACGAAGGTAAATTTATACTGCACTGGGGCAATGCAAGCTGAGCCACGGTCCATCGTGTACCTGGCCTCACCAAGACTCTGAGATATAGTTTGGATCTGGGTAATTCGAGCGACCGACGGGATGATGACGATGAGTAGAAATCCTGTACTTTTTTTCTCGATCGAGAGAAATCCTGTACTTGAACCGATCGACTCTAGACAGTCCTGTCCTGTCCTAGATGAGATGAGATCTCTACTGCTTCTGCTTGCCTTTAATTTACTGATCCTTATGTTTTCGTTTCATCCTCTTG is a window encoding:
- the LOC8084708 gene encoding haloacid dehalogenase-like hydrolase domain-containing protein At2g33255 isoform X1, yielding MLPRLLLGPHRLLLGGPLAATASAAPLPRRRAVAGRRVMSASAAPAPGPRRRPLRGVVFDMDGTLTVPVIDFQAMYREVLGGDAAYAAARAAGGGAVDILHCIEDWAPDKQRHAYEVIARFEQEGLDRLQIMPGASELCGFLDAKQIRKNSTNIDVVQLFVERLIVTSLVYCVYQSGYCCLTQAIQFMIIVEHVCCVILKIRGLITRNVKDAVDLFHQRFGMMFTPALSREFRPYKPDPAPLLHICSTWNIPPHEVIMVGDSLKDDVVCGKRAGAFTCLLDETGRYGPHDSLPEEVKPDFKVASLTEVFTVLEEYFDLAPVPAESRI
- the LOC8084708 gene encoding haloacid dehalogenase-like hydrolase domain-containing protein At2g33255 isoform X2, coding for MLPRLLLGPHRLLLGGPLAATASAAPLPRRRAVAGRRVMSASAAPAPGPRRRPLRGVVFDMDGTLTVPVIDFQAMYREVLGGDAAYAAARAAGGGAVDILHCIEDWAPDKQRHAYEVIARFEQEGLDRLQIMPGASELCGFLDAKQIRKNSTNIDVVQLFVERLIVTSLVYCVYQSGYCCLTQAIQFMIIVEHVCCVILKIRGLITRNVKDAVDLFHQRFGMMFTPALSREFRPYKPDPAPLLHICSTWNIPPHEVIMVGDSLKDDVSVLQLIISCSV
- the LOC8084708 gene encoding haloacid dehalogenase-like hydrolase domain-containing protein At2g33255 isoform X3, with translation MLPRLLLGPHRLLLGGPLAATASAAPLPRRRAVAGRRVMSASAAPAPGPRRRPLRGVVFDMDGTLTVPVIDFQAMYREVLGGDAAYAAARAAGGGAVDILHCIEDWAPDKQRHAYEVIARFEQEGLDRLQIMPGASELCGFLDAKQIRRGLITRNVKDAVDLFHQRFGMMFTPALSREFRPYKPDPAPLLHICSTWNIPPHEVIMVGDSLKDDVVCGKRAGAFTCLLDETGRYGPHDSLPEEVKPDFKVASLTEVFTVLEEYFDLAPVPAESRI